From a single Lolium rigidum isolate FL_2022 chromosome 7, APGP_CSIRO_Lrig_0.1, whole genome shotgun sequence genomic region:
- the LOC124678138 gene encoding dCTP pyrophosphatase 1-like, whose translation MEGEKKVAAMEEVKGKETTAEAVAADVSLKQLSKKLDDFAKERDWEKHHSPRNLLLAMVGEVGELSELFMWKGEVQKGCPGWEESEKEHLGEELSDVLLYLIRLSDMCGVDLGDAALKKIVKNAVKYPAPSKGA comes from the exons ATGGAGGGAGAGAAGAAGGTGGCCGCCATGGAGGAGGTGAAAGGGAAGGAGAcgacggcggaggcggtggccgccgACGTGAGCCTGAAGCAGCTGTCCAAGAAGCTCGATGACTTCGCCAAGGAGAGGGACTGGGAGAAGCACCATAGCCCGAGGAACCTCCTGCTTGCCATG GTTGGTGAGGTCGGGGAGCTGTCGGAGCTGTTCATGTGGAAAGGGGAGGTCCAGAAGGGTTGTCCGGGCTGGGAGGAGTCGGAGAAGGAACACCTCGGCGAGGAGCTCTCCGACGTGCTGCTCTACCTGATCCGGCTCTCTGACATGTGCGGCGTCGACCTTGGCGACGCGGCActgaagaagattgtgaaaaacgCCGTCAAGTACCCGGCTCCGTCAAAGGGGGCCTGA